From a single bacterium genomic region:
- a CDS encoding PspC domain-containing protein: MQANPEHADLKEDEKKHHNSSFFWGIILIVLGLIFLFRNIDFNYGFFPSFFPVFSLHTVPWSVLFAIVLILLGIFYVVNVFKGDENEKIADKKIPHSTGTRFVKSNIDKKISGVCGGIAEHFSIDATIVRLGFVIFAILTGFFIGIITYIVLAIILPDNVDTDESNESIQKSIGGENE; encoded by the coding sequence ATGCAGGCTAATCCTGAACATGCAGATTTGAAAGAGGATGAAAAGAAACATCATAATTCATCTTTCTTTTGGGGAATTATATTAATAGTTTTGGGCTTGATTTTCCTGTTCAGAAATATTGATTTTAATTATGGCTTTTTCCCCTCATTTTTCCCTGTTTTTTCTTTACATACGGTTCCATGGAGCGTGCTGTTTGCCATAGTTCTTATTTTACTCGGAATTTTTTATGTAGTAAACGTTTTTAAAGGAGATGAAAACGAAAAAATTGCTGACAAAAAAATCCCTCACAGTACAGGAACTCGTTTTGTTAAAAGTAATATTGATAAAAAAATCAGCGGAGTATGTGGAGGAATAGCGGAGCATTTCTCTATTGATGCTACAATAGTCAGGCTTGGTTTTGTAATATTCGCCATTCTGACAGGTTTTTTCATCGGGATAATTACCTATATTGTTCTCGCAATAATTTTACCTGATAATGTCGATACAGATGAAAGTAATGAGAGTATTCAAAAATCGATCGGAGGGGAAAATGAATAA
- a CDS encoding protein-L-isoaspartate(D-aspartate) O-methyltransferase produces MKYFIGFTKSLFPEKTIRIVTIMISEEKYKAKRIKMVEEQIVGRGIKSSRVINVMKKIPRHLFVTEKYFNSAYNDNPLPIGFDQTISQPYIVAFMTEAIELRREDRVLEIGTGSGYQSAVLCELAGSIFSMETIPQLAERSSHLLSEIGYKNIRIKTGDGYKGWPEKAPFNKIIVTAAPHEIPEVLIEQLAENGIMILPVGNISQSLRIVKKKAGKIDIKRLISVRFVPMVQKYK; encoded by the coding sequence ATGAAGTATTTTATCGGTTTTACAAAATCTTTGTTTCCTGAAAAGACTATTAGGATTGTAACAATTATGATATCTGAAGAAAAATACAAAGCAAAACGGATTAAAATGGTTGAAGAACAGATTGTCGGGAGAGGAATAAAAAGCAGTCGGGTTATAAATGTTATGAAAAAAATCCCGCGGCATTTGTTTGTAACGGAAAAATATTTTAATTCTGCATATAACGATAATCCTCTTCCTATAGGTTTTGATCAAACAATATCTCAGCCGTATATTGTAGCGTTTATGACTGAAGCAATTGAACTGAGGAGAGAAGACAGAGTTCTGGAGATAGGTACAGGCTCAGGATATCAATCAGCGGTCTTATGCGAACTTGCAGGTTCTATATTCAGTATGGAAACTATTCCTCAACTTGCAGAACGGTCTTCCCATTTGCTGTCAGAGATTGGTTATAAAAACATCAGGATTAAAACAGGAGACGGATACAAAGGCTGGCCTGAAAAAGCTCCTTTTAATAAAATAATCGTAACCGCCGCACCTCATGAGATACCTGAAGTCCTGATTGAACAACTTGCGGAAAATGGTATTATGATTCTGCCTGTTGGCAATATATCCCAAAGTCTTCGGATTGTGAAGAAAAAAGCGGGCAAGATTGATATTAAAAGATTAATATCCGTTAGATTTGTTCCGATGGTTCAAAAATATAAATAG